Proteins from a genomic interval of Bradyrhizobium sp. CCBAU 53340:
- the mdlC gene encoding benzoylformate decarboxylase, which yields MAKNGKTGSKSVTVKQATLDLLRAFGINKVFGNPGSTELPFLSDWPDDIDYVLALQEASAVGMADGYAQATRNAGFVNLHSAAGVGNALGNIYTAHRNQTPLVITAGQQARSILPLQAFLYAERASEFPRPYVKYSVEPARPEDVPAAIARAYYTAMQPPCGPTFVSIPIDDWAHACAPVEARKVSREMGPEPDAMKTLVAALGSAKHPALVVGPGVDRAGAVDLMIRVAEKAKASVWVSPFSARCSFPERHPQFAGFLHASPAQLSDALREHDVVVVIGAPVFTFHVEGHAAIFDGGATIFQITDDADAAAVTPSGTSIIATMKPALSLLLDMLPESKRATPKGRTLPPAPQAADPLPVEFLLHSLSQAMPDGVSLVEEVPSHRPAMQKFLPMPGQDSFYTMASGGLGYSLPAAVGMALGKPKQRTVCLIGDGSAMYSIQALWTAAQRRLPLTIIVINNSGYGAMRSFSQVMQVRNVPGLELPGIDFVRLAEGMGCHAVRVSKAAELGAALKRGMAFEGTSLVEVIVDSAVPVLYGQKH from the coding sequence ATGGCCAAGAACGGCAAGACCGGCAGCAAGTCCGTCACCGTCAAACAGGCGACGCTCGACCTGCTGCGCGCCTTCGGCATCAACAAAGTGTTCGGCAACCCCGGTTCGACCGAGCTACCGTTCCTCTCCGACTGGCCCGACGACATCGACTACGTGCTGGCGCTGCAGGAAGCCTCCGCCGTCGGCATGGCCGATGGCTACGCGCAGGCAACGCGCAATGCCGGTTTCGTCAATCTGCATTCGGCCGCCGGCGTCGGCAATGCGCTCGGCAACATCTACACCGCGCATCGCAACCAGACGCCGCTGGTGATCACCGCCGGCCAACAGGCGCGCTCGATCCTGCCGCTGCAGGCATTCCTCTATGCCGAGCGCGCCTCCGAATTCCCGCGGCCTTATGTGAAATACAGCGTCGAGCCGGCGCGACCCGAGGATGTGCCGGCTGCGATCGCGCGGGCCTATTACACCGCGATGCAGCCGCCCTGCGGGCCGACCTTCGTGTCGATCCCAATCGACGACTGGGCACATGCCTGCGCGCCGGTCGAGGCGCGCAAGGTCAGCCGCGAGATGGGACCAGAGCCTGACGCGATGAAGACGCTGGTTGCCGCGCTCGGCTCCGCAAAGCACCCTGCCCTCGTGGTCGGCCCCGGCGTCGATCGCGCCGGGGCAGTGGACCTGATGATACGCGTCGCCGAGAAGGCAAAGGCCAGCGTCTGGGTCAGCCCGTTCTCGGCACGCTGCTCGTTCCCTGAGCGGCATCCGCAGTTCGCGGGCTTCCTGCATGCTTCGCCAGCGCAACTCTCCGACGCCTTGCGCGAGCACGACGTCGTTGTCGTCATCGGCGCGCCGGTGTTCACCTTCCATGTCGAGGGCCATGCCGCGATCTTCGACGGCGGCGCGACGATCTTCCAGATCACTGACGACGCGGATGCAGCCGCGGTCACGCCATCAGGCACCAGCATCATCGCAACGATGAAGCCGGCGCTGAGCCTGCTGCTCGACATGCTGCCGGAGAGCAAGCGCGCGACGCCAAAGGGCCGCACGCTGCCGCCGGCGCCGCAGGCGGCCGATCCGCTCCCGGTCGAATTCCTGCTGCACTCGCTGTCGCAGGCGATGCCGGATGGCGTGTCACTGGTCGAGGAGGTACCCTCACATCGGCCAGCGATGCAGAAATTCCTGCCGATGCCCGGCCAGGATTCCTTCTACACGATGGCCAGCGGTGGCCTCGGCTATTCGCTCCCCGCCGCCGTCGGCATGGCGCTCGGCAAGCCGAAGCAACGCACCGTCTGCCTGATCGGCGATGGCTCGGCCATGTATTCGATCCAGGCGCTGTGGACTGCCGCGCAGCGAAGGCTGCCGCTGACCATCATCGTCATCAACAATTCCGGCTACGGCGCGATGCGCTCATTCAGCCAGGTGATGCAGGTGCGGAACGTGCCGGGGCTGGAGCTGCCGGGAATCGATTTCGTGCGGCTCGCCGAAGGCATGGGCTGCCATGCCGTGCGGGTGAGCAAGGCCGCCGAGCTCGGCGCAGCGCTGAAGCGCGGCATGGCGTTTGAGGGCACAAGCCTCGTCGAAGTCATCGTGGATTCGGCGGTGCCTGTGCTCTACGGGCAGAAGCACTGA
- a CDS encoding YcjX family protein: protein MAFSFQDMVEEARLSARALIDYGEHFFNPTVRLGVTGLSRAGKTVFITALIHGLTRGGRFPVFEAYASGRIARAHLAPQPDDAVPRFSYESHLRALIEERRWPSSTVDISELRLVIDYQRPNGADRTLTLDIVDYPGEWLLDLPLLQKSYEQWAAESLALSREAPRAHLAVDWHAHLAMLKPEAREDEQATLSAAKLFTEYLRACRDERFAMSLLPPGRFLMPGSLADTPALTFAPLDVPAGRQAPEGSLWAMMVRRFEAYKDVVVRPFFRDHFARLDRQIVLADALAAFNAGPEALHDLEAALSGILDCFRIGRSTFLSSLFRPRIDRILFAATKADHLHHSSHDRLEAVLRRAVTRAVARAEDTGAEIDVVALAAVRATREAQVAHGRDKLPSILGTPAAGESANGEFFDGNTEVATFPGDLPDDPEPLFNGIDAFRGLSTQAAEKSDFRFLRFRPPKLEREGTEEPALPHIRLDRALQFLIGDKLA, encoded by the coding sequence ATGGCATTCAGCTTTCAGGATATGGTCGAGGAGGCGCGCCTGTCGGCCCGGGCGCTGATCGACTATGGCGAGCACTTCTTCAATCCGACGGTGCGGCTTGGTGTCACCGGCCTGTCGCGGGCCGGTAAGACGGTATTCATCACCGCACTGATCCATGGGCTGACGCGCGGCGGACGGTTTCCGGTGTTCGAAGCCTATGCCTCGGGCCGGATTGCGCGGGCGCATCTGGCGCCGCAACCCGATGATGCCGTGCCGCGCTTTTCCTATGAAAGCCATCTGCGCGCGCTGATCGAGGAGCGGCGCTGGCCGAGCTCGACCGTCGACATCAGCGAGCTGCGCCTCGTCATCGACTATCAGCGCCCGAACGGCGCCGATCGCACACTCACGCTCGACATTGTCGACTATCCCGGCGAATGGCTGCTCGACCTGCCGTTGCTCCAGAAAAGCTACGAGCAGTGGGCGGCCGAGAGCCTGGCGTTGTCGCGCGAGGCACCGCGCGCGCATCTTGCGGTAGATTGGCACGCGCATCTGGCGATGCTCAAGCCCGAGGCGCGCGAGGACGAGCAGGCAACGCTGTCGGCCGCAAAGCTCTTCACCGAATATTTGCGCGCCTGCCGCGACGAGCGGTTTGCGATGAGCCTGTTGCCGCCCGGCCGCTTCCTGATGCCCGGCAGTCTCGCCGACACGCCGGCCCTCACCTTCGCTCCACTCGATGTGCCCGCAGGCAGGCAGGCGCCCGAGGGCTCGCTGTGGGCGATGATGGTGCGGCGCTTTGAAGCCTACAAGGACGTCGTGGTGCGGCCGTTCTTCAGGGATCATTTTGCCCGGCTCGATCGCCAGATCGTGCTGGCCGACGCGCTTGCTGCATTCAACGCGGGACCCGAGGCGCTGCACGATCTCGAAGCGGCGCTATCAGGCATTCTAGATTGCTTCCGCATCGGCCGCAGCACGTTTCTGTCGAGCCTGTTCAGGCCACGTATCGATCGCATCCTGTTCGCGGCGACCAAAGCGGATCATCTGCATCATTCCAGCCACGACCGCCTCGAGGCCGTGCTGCGCCGCGCCGTCACCCGCGCGGTCGCGCGCGCCGAAGATACCGGCGCCGAGATCGACGTGGTGGCGCTCGCCGCGGTGCGCGCGACGCGCGAGGCACAGGTTGCGCATGGCCGCGACAAGCTGCCCTCGATCCTGGGCACACCGGCCGCAGGCGAAAGTGCCAATGGCGAGTTCTTTGACGGCAACACGGAGGTCGCGACATTTCCGGGCGATCTGCCAGATGATCCCGAGCCGCTGTTCAATGGCATCGATGCGTTCCGCGGATTGTCGACACAAGCCGCCGAGAAGAGCGATTTCCGTTTCCTGCGCTTCCGCCCACCCAAGCTCGAACGCGAGGGCACGGAAGAGCCCGCGCTGCCGCACATCCGCCTCGACCGGGCCTTGCAGTTCCTGATCGGAGACAAGCTCGCATGA
- a CDS encoding MarR family winged helix-turn-helix transcriptional regulator produces MAELSLIDDIRAASRLMVRELGFMDATVAASDYPPSAVHTILEIGIRGPLTSGQLGDFLRLEKSSVSRLVRKLIDYGELRETTDEADARSKLLSLTAKGRRTLEALHAFGRQQVNGALAVLTEVEQRKVREGMMLYARALRQSRVEDEAQSAA; encoded by the coding sequence ATGGCCGAGCTTTCGCTGATCGACGATATTCGCGCGGCCTCACGTCTGATGGTGCGCGAGCTCGGCTTCATGGATGCGACGGTGGCGGCCTCGGACTATCCGCCATCGGCGGTGCACACGATCCTGGAGATCGGCATTCGCGGCCCGCTGACGTCTGGCCAGCTCGGCGATTTCCTGCGGCTGGAGAAATCCAGCGTCAGCCGCCTGGTGCGCAAGCTGATCGATTACGGCGAGCTCAGGGAGACGACAGATGAGGCGGACGCGCGCAGCAAGCTGCTGTCGCTGACGGCGAAGGGACGGCGCACGCTGGAGGCGCTGCACGCGTTCGGCCGCCAGCAGGTGAACGGCGCGTTGGCAGTGCTGACCGAAGTCGAGCAGCGCAAGGTGCGCGAGGGGATGATGCTCTATGCGCGGGCGCTGCGACAGAGCCGGGTGGAGGATGAGGCGCAATCGGCCGCTTGA
- a CDS encoding acyl-CoA dehydrogenase family protein → MSEEHHTEDHADIREAVAKLCAQFPGEYWRKLDREMAYPKAFVDALTEAGYLSVLIPEEYGGAGLKLSAAAAILEEIQRAGCNGGGCHAQMYTMGTVLRHGNAEQKAKYLPKIASGELRLQAFGVTEPTSGTDTSSLKTFARKEGNDSYIVNGQKIWTSRAEHSDLMVLLARTTPKEQTKKRTDGLSVFIVDMREAKNNGLEIRPIRTMMNHATTEVFFTDMKVPAGNLIGEEGKGFRYILSGMNAERILIAAECIGDAKWFIAKATNYAKERSVFGRPIGQNQGIQFPIAKAYASMRAAELMVKEATRKYEAGLDCGAEANMAKMLAADASWEAANACIQTHGGFGFAEEYDVERKFRETRLYQVAPISTNLVLSFVAEHVLGMPRSY, encoded by the coding sequence ATGAGTGAAGAACACCACACCGAAGACCACGCCGACATCCGCGAAGCCGTCGCCAAGCTCTGCGCGCAGTTTCCCGGCGAATATTGGCGCAAGCTCGATCGCGAGATGGCTTATCCCAAGGCCTTCGTCGATGCGCTGACAGAGGCCGGCTATCTCTCGGTGCTGATCCCCGAGGAATATGGCGGGGCAGGTCTGAAGCTCTCCGCGGCCGCGGCGATCCTCGAAGAGATCCAGCGCGCCGGCTGCAACGGCGGCGGCTGCCATGCCCAGATGTACACGATGGGCACCGTGCTGCGGCACGGCAATGCCGAGCAGAAGGCCAAATATCTGCCGAAGATCGCGAGCGGCGAATTGCGCCTGCAGGCGTTCGGCGTCACCGAGCCGACCAGCGGCACCGACACCTCCTCGCTGAAGACCTTCGCGCGCAAGGAAGGCAACGACAGCTATATCGTCAACGGCCAGAAGATCTGGACCAGCCGCGCCGAGCATTCCGATTTGATGGTGCTGCTGGCGCGCACCACGCCGAAGGAGCAGACCAAGAAGCGCACCGATGGGCTTTCCGTGTTCATCGTCGACATGCGCGAGGCCAAGAACAATGGCCTCGAGATCCGTCCGATCCGCACCATGATGAACCACGCCACGACAGAAGTGTTCTTTACCGACATGAAGGTGCCGGCGGGGAATCTGATCGGCGAGGAAGGCAAGGGCTTTCGCTACATCCTCTCCGGCATGAATGCCGAGCGCATTTTGATCGCCGCCGAATGCATCGGCGACGCCAAATGGTTCATCGCCAAGGCCACGAACTACGCCAAGGAGCGCAGCGTTTTCGGCCGCCCTATCGGCCAAAATCAAGGCATCCAGTTCCCGATCGCCAAAGCCTATGCCTCAATGCGTGCGGCCGAATTGATGGTGAAGGAGGCGACGCGCAAATACGAGGCCGGGCTCGACTGCGGCGCTGAAGCGAACATGGCCAAGATGCTGGCGGCAGATGCGTCCTGGGAAGCGGCGAATGCCTGCATCCAGACGCATGGCGGCTTTGGATTTGCCGAGGAATATGACGTCGAGCGCAAGTTCCGCGAGACGCGGCTGTATCAAGTCGCGCCGATCTCGACCAACCTCGTGCTGTCCTTCGTTGCCGAGCACGTGCTCGGCATGCCCCGCTCGTATTGA
- a CDS encoding MaoC family dehydratase N-terminal domain-containing protein — translation MTEKLDIDHLRQWIGRSEEATDIVTVQLVKGLRATLFQEVGEPKPGDAAPFTVHWCLAPPVFPMAMLGPDGHPTRGGFLPPVPLPRRMWAGGEIEFLQPLRVGDESTRSSRIADVQVKTGSTGTLCFVSVEHSISSPRGIAIRERQDIVYREMTSSAPATAKAPPPPPKAQHRETHVSDPVLLFRYSALTFNGHRIHYDRDYVTKVEGYPGLIFHGPLQAALIIEMAAKLRSGKPPKKFTYRGVQPLFEGTEFSINANETADGMELWTANAEGQPTMKGTAVW, via the coding sequence ATGACCGAAAAGCTCGACATCGATCACTTGAGGCAATGGATCGGCCGCAGCGAAGAGGCGACCGACATCGTCACCGTGCAGCTCGTCAAGGGCCTGCGCGCGACGCTGTTTCAGGAGGTCGGCGAGCCCAAGCCTGGCGACGCTGCGCCGTTCACGGTGCATTGGTGCCTGGCGCCGCCGGTGTTTCCGATGGCGATGCTGGGACCCGACGGCCACCCGACCCGCGGCGGCTTCCTGCCGCCGGTGCCGTTGCCGCGCCGGATGTGGGCCGGCGGCGAGATCGAGTTCCTGCAGCCTTTGCGGGTCGGCGACGAATCGACGCGCAGCTCGCGCATTGCCGACGTGCAGGTGAAGACAGGTTCGACCGGCACGCTATGCTTCGTCTCGGTCGAGCACAGCATCTCCTCGCCCCGTGGCATCGCCATCCGCGAGCGGCAGGACATCGTCTATCGCGAGATGACCAGCAGTGCGCCGGCGACCGCGAAGGCTCCTCCCCCGCCACCGAAGGCACAGCATCGCGAGACCCATGTCAGCGATCCCGTGCTGCTGTTTCGCTATTCCGCGCTGACCTTCAACGGCCACCGCATCCACTACGATCGCGATTACGTCACCAAGGTCGAGGGCTACCCGGGCCTGATCTTCCACGGACCGTTGCAGGCTGCACTCATCATTGAGATGGCGGCAAAGCTCCGCAGCGGCAAGCCGCCGAAGAAGTTCACCTACCGCGGCGTGCAGCCGTTGTTCGAGGGGACCGAGTTCTCCATCAACGCCAATGAGACCGCTGATGGCATGGAGCTTTGGACTGCGAATGCGGAGGGGCAACCGACGATGAAGGGGACGGCGGTGTGGTGA
- a CDS encoding hemolysin III family protein, producing the protein MTVFQLKQLASTSVHAAADVIGWNYDRAELIADGIIHAIGVLSGIVAATVLVVLTAVYADATDIVGVSIYVAGLLSMLVLSATYNLWPVSPAKWLLRRFDHSAIYLLIAATYTPFILEVKDSVFALVLLAGVWCVAILGIVLKLFFPGRFDRISVGIYLVMGWSGVMLYDAVVRALPALALGFILAGGLLYSFGVIFHAWRRLRFQNAIWHGFVLAGAACHYTAVLDLVLS; encoded by the coding sequence ATGACCGTCTTCCAATTGAAACAACTTGCATCCACCTCGGTCCACGCCGCCGCCGACGTGATCGGCTGGAATTACGATCGCGCCGAGCTGATCGCCGACGGCATCATCCACGCCATCGGTGTGCTCTCCGGCATCGTCGCCGCGACCGTGCTGGTGGTGTTGACGGCGGTCTATGCCGATGCAACCGATATCGTCGGCGTCTCGATCTATGTCGCCGGGCTGCTGTCGATGCTGGTACTGTCTGCGACCTATAATCTCTGGCCGGTCTCGCCGGCCAAATGGCTGCTGCGACGCTTCGATCATTCCGCGATCTATCTGTTGATCGCGGCGACCTACACGCCGTTCATCCTGGAGGTAAAGGACAGCGTGTTCGCGCTGGTGCTGCTCGCCGGCGTCTGGTGCGTCGCCATCCTAGGCATCGTGCTGAAGCTTTTCTTTCCGGGTCGGTTCGATCGCATCTCGGTCGGCATCTATCTCGTCATGGGCTGGAGCGGCGTGATGCTCTACGATGCCGTGGTCAGGGCGCTGCCGGCGCTGGCGCTGGGCTTCATCCTCGCCGGCGGCCTGCTCTACAGCTTCGGCGTCATCTTCCACGCCTGGCGGCGGTTGCGCTTCCAGAATGCAATCTGGCACGGCTTTGTCTTGGCCGGCGCGGCATGCCATTATACTGCGGTGCTCGACCTCGTGTTGAGCTGA
- a CDS encoding LysR substrate-binding domain-containing protein, with protein MDFRQLRTFSCVAELGSLSKASDTLRVAQPALSRQIKLLEHELRTELFTRNGRGMVLTEAGRLLLARTSGIVRQIDQIRDDIQSAKGPPSGQVVLGLVPTVSCVLSARFARRCVEKFPGISLRIVESYSGHIVEWLHRGEMDLAILYGRSADLHLNVQSLGRDNIVAVGPRGCGLARKKSVDIGWLLRQRLVLPSHSHGLRALIEHAAAQRKIKLSVQLEADSFRVLTSLVEEGLGFALLPPSSVHGEVAEGRLETAVVSKPMTRELIFASPIDRPASTASLAVTALLREEVAACRKEGVWDIKLT; from the coding sequence ATGGATTTCCGGCAGCTCAGGACCTTTAGTTGCGTTGCGGAGCTCGGCAGCCTCTCCAAGGCCTCCGACACGTTGCGCGTGGCGCAGCCCGCGCTGTCGAGGCAGATCAAGCTGCTGGAGCACGAGCTGCGCACGGAACTGTTCACCCGCAACGGCCGCGGTATGGTGCTGACCGAGGCCGGCCGGCTTCTGCTGGCGCGCACCTCCGGCATCGTGCGGCAGATCGACCAGATCCGCGACGATATCCAGTCGGCCAAGGGCCCGCCATCGGGGCAGGTCGTGCTCGGCCTGGTGCCGACGGTGAGCTGCGTGCTGTCGGCGCGTTTTGCGCGGCGCTGCGTCGAAAAATTTCCCGGCATTTCGCTGCGCATCGTCGAGAGCTACAGCGGCCACATCGTCGAATGGCTGCATCGCGGCGAGATGGATCTCGCCATCCTCTACGGCCGTTCCGCCGATCTGCATCTCAATGTGCAGAGCCTTGGACGCGACAACATCGTCGCGGTCGGCCCGCGCGGCTGCGGGCTGGCGCGCAAGAAGAGCGTCGATATCGGCTGGCTGCTGCGGCAGCGGCTGGTGCTGCCCAGTCATTCCCATGGTCTCCGCGCGCTGATCGAGCACGCCGCCGCGCAGCGCAAGATCAAGCTCAGCGTCCAGTTAGAGGCGGATTCGTTCCGGGTGCTGACGAGCCTGGTCGAGGAAGGGCTCGGCTTCGCGCTGCTGCCGCCGTCCTCCGTCCATGGCGAGGTCGCGGAAGGACGGCTGGAAACCGCTGTCGTCTCCAAGCCGATGACACGCGAGCTCATTTTCGCTTCTCCGATCGACCGCCCGGCCTCCACGGCCTCGCTCGCCGTCACCGCACTCCTGCGCGAGGAGGTCGCCGCCTGCCGCAAGGAAGGCGTGTGGGACATCAAGCTGACCTGA
- a CDS encoding SDR family NAD(P)-dependent oxidoreductase, which produces MSGTLPTGDRMRGKVCLITGGGSGIGRATALRMASEGADAVIVAGRREAEIEAVAVACREHGADAIAIKTDITREDDVERMVRTTLERCGRLDVAFNNAGFQERRAPLEEQGPEAYDSVFDTNVRALFLCLRYQLPPMLAKGTGNIVVNASVSGVRNPNAGLALYSASKAAAISLTRSAAMENAPRGIRINAIAPGRVVTDMMLRSGVGDVATIGAGLPLRRTGTPEEVAEAVVWLASDASSYVVGHVLAADGGFLAA; this is translated from the coding sequence ATGAGCGGAACTTTGCCAACCGGAGATCGGATGAGAGGCAAGGTCTGCCTCATCACGGGCGGCGGCAGCGGTATCGGCCGCGCCACGGCGCTGCGGATGGCGTCCGAAGGCGCTGATGCGGTGATCGTTGCAGGCCGGCGCGAGGCCGAGATCGAAGCGGTCGCGGTGGCATGCCGGGAGCACGGCGCCGACGCCATCGCGATCAAGACCGATATCACGCGTGAGGACGACGTCGAACGCATGGTCCGCACCACCCTCGAGCGCTGCGGCCGTCTCGACGTCGCCTTCAACAATGCCGGCTTCCAGGAGCGCCGGGCGCCGCTAGAGGAGCAGGGCCCGGAGGCCTATGACAGCGTGTTCGACACCAATGTCCGCGCGCTGTTCCTGTGTCTGCGCTATCAATTGCCGCCGATGCTGGCGAAAGGCACCGGCAACATCGTCGTCAACGCGTCCGTCAGCGGCGTGCGCAACCCCAATGCTGGCTTGGCGCTCTACTCGGCCTCGAAGGCCGCGGCGATCTCCCTGACGCGCTCGGCCGCCATGGAAAATGCCCCGCGCGGCATCCGCATCAACGCGATCGCGCCCGGCCGCGTCGTTACTGACATGATGCTGCGTTCCGGCGTCGGCGATGTCGCGACCATCGGCGCAGGCCTGCCGCTACGCCGGACGGGAACGCCGGAGGAGGTCGCGGAAGCCGTGGTGTGGCTGGCGTCCGATGCGTCGTCGTATGTGGTCGGCCACGTGCTGGCGGCTGATGGGGGATTCCTGGCGGCGTAG
- a CDS encoding CaiB/BaiF CoA-transferase family protein produces the protein MGALDGIRVIAVEQAVAAPFCSSRLADAGAEVIKIERPEGDFARGYDAAAKGQSSYFVWLNRGKQSAVVDLATKEGRTELEKLIASADVLVQNLKPGSMDKLGFSRERLLKDYPKLISCTITGYGDEGPYAHRKAYDLLIQAESGLASITGNPDGASRVGMSIVDVATGATAHAAILEALIARGRTGKGADIRISMFDVMADWCTVPLLNAEAGNPPKRMGLRHPSIAPYGVFTSKDGKDILISIQSEREWKTLCAEVLDKPDLPKDPRVANMVERVRNRDFTDKTVADIFGRMTRDELLKRLSDADIAFAEVNTMTDLANHPHLRRIEVDTPNGRVSYPAPAPIIVGETRVYGAVPAIGEKPAKK, from the coding sequence ATGGGAGCACTTGACGGGATCAGGGTGATTGCGGTCGAGCAGGCGGTGGCGGCGCCGTTCTGCTCGTCACGGCTGGCGGACGCCGGCGCCGAGGTGATCAAGATCGAGCGGCCGGAGGGCGATTTCGCCCGCGGCTATGACGCGGCGGCCAAGGGTCAGAGCAGCTATTTCGTCTGGCTCAACCGTGGCAAGCAATCGGCCGTGGTCGACCTCGCCACCAAGGAAGGCCGCACTGAACTGGAGAAGCTGATCGCGAGCGCCGACGTGCTGGTGCAGAACCTCAAGCCCGGCTCGATGGACAAGCTCGGCTTTTCGCGCGAGCGCCTCTTGAAGGACTATCCGAAGCTGATCTCGTGCACGATTACCGGCTATGGCGACGAGGGCCCATATGCGCATCGCAAGGCGTATGATCTCCTGATCCAGGCCGAGAGCGGCCTGGCCTCGATCACGGGCAACCCTGACGGCGCCTCGCGCGTCGGCATGTCGATCGTGGACGTCGCCACCGGCGCCACCGCCCATGCGGCGATCCTGGAGGCGCTGATCGCGCGCGGGCGCACCGGCAAGGGCGCCGACATCCGCATCTCCATGTTCGACGTGATGGCGGACTGGTGCACCGTGCCGCTGCTCAACGCCGAGGCCGGCAATCCGCCGAAGCGTATGGGGCTGCGGCATCCCTCGATCGCGCCCTATGGCGTGTTCACCTCGAAGGACGGCAAGGACATCCTGATCTCGATCCAGAGCGAGCGCGAGTGGAAGACGCTCTGCGCCGAGGTGCTTGATAAGCCTGACCTGCCCAAAGACCCCCGCGTCGCCAACATGGTTGAGCGCGTGCGCAACCGCGACTTCACCGACAAGACCGTCGCCGACATCTTCGGCAGGATGACGCGCGATGAGCTCCTGAAGCGACTGTCGGATGCCGACATTGCGTTCGCCGAAGTCAACACCATGACCGACCTCGCCAACCATCCGCATCTCCGCCGCATCGAGGTGGATACGCCGAATGGCCGTGTCAGCTACCCCGCGCCGGCGCCGATCATCGTCGGCGAGACGCGCGTTTACGGCGCGGTGCCGGCCATCGGCGAGAAACCAGCCAAGAAGTAA
- a CDS encoding SDR family oxidoreductase, whose protein sequence is MQVTGKVVVVTGGANGIGKALCEAFHKAGAAKVVVADMDAANARAVAAMVDGAAFKCDVAQEKEVAHVIDETERQFGPIDLFCSNAGIGGGFDPMSVNAGGASDEPWQRSWAIHVMAHVYAARHLIPRMKTRGGGYFLNTISAAGLLSQVGSPAYSTTKHAAVGFAENLAISHKVDNIKVSILCPQGVDTNMLRSIPKGPQSGDGDLTPEQVAKDVLAGLDQESFLILPHPQVLGYMRKKTENYDRWIGGMAKIQAKMREEFGK, encoded by the coding sequence ATGCAGGTGACCGGCAAGGTCGTGGTCGTCACGGGCGGCGCTAATGGTATCGGCAAGGCGCTGTGCGAGGCCTTTCACAAGGCGGGCGCCGCCAAGGTCGTGGTCGCGGACATGGATGCCGCCAATGCGCGCGCCGTCGCCGCCATGGTCGATGGCGCCGCCTTCAAATGCGACGTCGCGCAGGAGAAGGAGGTCGCCCACGTTATCGATGAGACCGAGCGGCAGTTCGGGCCCATTGATCTCTTTTGCTCAAACGCCGGCATCGGCGGCGGTTTCGATCCGATGTCGGTGAATGCCGGCGGCGCCTCCGACGAGCCGTGGCAGCGCAGCTGGGCGATCCACGTCATGGCCCATGTCTATGCGGCGCGGCATCTCATTCCGCGGATGAAGACGCGCGGCGGCGGTTATTTCCTCAACACCATCTCTGCCGCGGGCCTGCTCTCGCAGGTCGGCAGCCCCGCCTATTCCACCACCAAGCACGCCGCAGTCGGCTTTGCCGAGAACCTCGCGATCTCGCACAAGGTCGACAACATCAAGGTCTCGATCCTCTGCCCGCAGGGCGTCGACACCAACATGCTGCGGTCGATCCCGAAGGGGCCGCAATCCGGAGATGGCGATCTCACGCCCGAGCAGGTGGCAAAGGACGTTCTCGCCGGCCTCGATCAGGAAAGCTTCCTGATCCTGCCGCACCCCCAGGTGCTCGGCTACATGCGCAAGAAGACCGAAAATTACGACCGCTGGATCGGGGGAATGGCGAAGATCCAGGCGAAGATGCGGGAGGAGTTCGGGAAGTAG